From the Cohaesibacter sp. ES.047 genome, one window contains:
- a CDS encoding DUF1835 domain-containing protein codes for MIKLVKTAEGHLMATLIITNGTSAADLLREAQIGDAILPWEDVLHEGPVPDADDTLFAAIRSKALADGYVHTEASVMETFKNRFDILRAHQDFDRIDLWFEHDLYDQLQILQVLDMLSRFGRTNNVFITQAPTYLGMQKPDTISRFEELTLPVLDRMFAFASKAWHAYTSGGPEAVNALRKEPIPGFPFMGHALLRALQELPGSDGLSRTERQILYSLDRGVTRPGMLFAQVQNMEEAIFLGDLTFFQILSGLQYCQRPALTGLPQDFKARILSNSEQRKEFITSPLHITDFGKKALSGHADFLSENGLHRWWGGTELTTADHWRWEDDGELLSHHRAA; via the coding sequence TTGATCAAACTCGTAAAAACGGCAGAAGGACACCTCATGGCGACCCTGATCATCACCAACGGCACATCTGCCGCAGACTTGCTGCGAGAAGCTCAAATCGGCGATGCGATTCTGCCATGGGAAGATGTGCTGCACGAGGGGCCGGTGCCAGATGCCGACGACACCCTGTTCGCTGCCATTCGCTCCAAGGCCCTCGCTGACGGATATGTTCACACCGAAGCCTCGGTGATGGAAACATTCAAGAACCGCTTCGACATTCTCCGGGCCCATCAGGACTTTGATCGCATTGATCTGTGGTTCGAGCACGACCTCTATGATCAATTGCAGATCCTGCAGGTGCTGGACATGCTGTCGCGTTTTGGCCGGACCAACAACGTCTTTATAACGCAGGCTCCAACCTATCTTGGCATGCAGAAGCCAGACACAATCAGCCGGTTTGAAGAATTGACACTACCGGTGCTCGACCGCATGTTCGCCTTCGCCTCAAAAGCCTGGCATGCCTACACATCCGGCGGGCCGGAGGCGGTCAACGCCCTGCGCAAGGAACCGATCCCCGGGTTTCCCTTCATGGGTCATGCCCTGCTGCGCGCTCTTCAGGAATTGCCGGGGTCTGATGGCCTGTCTCGCACAGAGCGGCAGATTCTATATAGTCTTGATCGAGGAGTAACACGTCCGGGCATGCTGTTTGCGCAGGTCCAGAATATGGAAGAAGCCATTTTCCTCGGTGACCTGACCTTCTTTCAGATCCTGTCCGGATTGCAATATTGCCAGCGCCCTGCCCTGACCGGTTTACCGCAGGACTTCAAGGCCCGCATCCTCTCCAATTCAGAGCAGCGCAAGGAGTTCATCACCTCGCCACTCCACATCACGGACTTCGGAAAGAAGGCCCTCTCCGGGCACGCCGACTTCCTGTCGGAAAACGGTTTGCATCGCTGGTGGGGCGGCACCGAATTGACCACCGCAGACCATTGGCGCTGGGAAGATGATGGTGAGTTGTTGTCCCACCATCGGGCTGCCTGA
- the kdsA gene encoding 3-deoxy-8-phosphooctulonate synthase, whose protein sequence is MTAPNRVVSAGSVQFGNHLPLSIMAGPCQMQSREHALETASALKDISDKLGIGIVYKSSFDKANRTSLGAARGIGLEKALPIFAEIKETFGLPIVTDIHDADQCAEVAKVVDILQIPAFLCRQTDLLIAAAETGAVINVKKGQFLAPWDMRSVAAKIVGSGNKNVMLTERGASFGYNTLVSDMRGLPIMAQTGAPVIFDATHSVQQPGGQGESSGGQREFVAVLARAAVAVGVAGVFIETHEDPDNAPCDGPNMVPLSELEQMLAQLQQFDRIAKA, encoded by the coding sequence ATGACTGCACCCAATCGCGTCGTTTCCGCCGGCTCCGTCCAATTTGGTAACCATCTGCCCCTGTCCATCATGGCTGGCCCTTGCCAGATGCAAAGTCGTGAGCATGCGCTGGAAACCGCGTCGGCACTCAAGGACATTTCGGACAAGCTGGGCATCGGAATTGTCTACAAATCCTCGTTTGACAAGGCCAACCGGACCAGTCTTGGCGCGGCACGCGGGATCGGGCTTGAAAAGGCCTTGCCGATCTTCGCGGAAATCAAGGAAACGTTCGGGCTGCCCATTGTCACCGATATCCACGATGCCGACCAGTGTGCGGAAGTCGCCAAGGTAGTCGATATCCTTCAGATCCCGGCGTTCCTGTGTCGCCAGACCGATTTGTTGATCGCTGCGGCTGAAACCGGCGCGGTCATCAATGTGAAGAAGGGGCAGTTTTTGGCTCCTTGGGACATGCGCAGTGTCGCTGCCAAGATCGTGGGGAGCGGCAACAAGAATGTCATGCTGACCGAACGCGGCGCGTCCTTCGGGTACAACACGCTGGTCTCGGACATGCGCGGCCTGCCGATCATGGCGCAAACCGGAGCGCCGGTGATCTTTGATGCCACTCACTCAGTACAGCAGCCGGGTGGGCAGGGTGAAAGCTCCGGCGGTCAGCGGGAGTTTGTTGCCGTGCTGGCGCGCGCCGCTGTTGCGGTTGGCGTTGCCGGTGTGTTCATCGAGACCCACGAGGATCCGGACAATGCTCCGTGCGATGGTCCCAATATGGTGCCGCTGTCAGAGCTTGAGCAGATGCTGGCGCAGCTTCAGCAATTCGACAGGATTGCAAAGGCCTGA
- a CDS encoding VOC family protein, whose product MRGVDHIVLAVQDLDAARDFYSSLGFTITPTAYHPFGTKNALIQFNGSFLELLAVDDEGKIPAPDAGKFSFGGFNRDFLKKREGASMLVLRSRDVAADLDDFAALGLQTYPQFDFEREATLPDGSRAKLRFSNGYLSHRLMAHTGFFVCDHRHDPAFFWHNAYQTHKNGASGLASVLFAAANPSDHHEFLGGFCGQRVMRSTSAGVEMDTVDEQLEILTPAALSAFYGIDLPSDMPDEGGIAALSIRVDADKAKECLVKAGIAYRQLNGYLVVKAGDAFGCALLLKTD is encoded by the coding sequence ATGCGTGGGGTTGATCATATCGTGTTGGCTGTTCAGGATCTGGACGCTGCCCGCGACTTCTATTCATCATTGGGTTTCACTATCACGCCGACGGCCTACCATCCGTTCGGAACGAAGAACGCGCTCATCCAGTTCAATGGCAGTTTTCTTGAATTGCTTGCGGTTGATGATGAAGGCAAAATTCCCGCGCCTGACGCTGGCAAATTCTCGTTTGGCGGCTTCAACCGGGATTTTCTAAAAAAGCGCGAAGGGGCCTCGATGCTGGTCCTTCGGTCGCGCGATGTGGCTGCGGACCTTGATGATTTTGCCGCGCTCGGCCTTCAGACCTATCCGCAGTTTGACTTCGAGCGTGAGGCAACGCTGCCAGACGGAAGCCGGGCCAAGCTGCGTTTTTCCAATGGCTATCTTTCACATCGGCTGATGGCGCATACGGGTTTCTTTGTTTGCGATCATCGCCACGATCCGGCTTTCTTTTGGCACAATGCCTATCAGACACACAAGAATGGTGCGTCCGGACTAGCGTCCGTTCTGTTCGCTGCTGCTAATCCATCAGACCACCACGAGTTTCTGGGTGGCTTTTGTGGGCAAAGGGTCATGCGTTCGACAAGTGCCGGGGTTGAAATGGATACGGTGGATGAGCAACTTGAGATCCTGACCCCTGCTGCTCTGAGCGCGTTCTACGGCATTGACTTGCCCAGCGATATGCCGGATGAAGGCGGTATCGCCGCGTTGTCGATCCGTGTCGATGCCGATAAGGCCAAAGAGTGTCTTGTCAAAGCGGGTATCGCGTATCGTCAATTGAATGGCTATCTTGTTGTCAAAGCGGGCGATGCATTTGGTTGCGCTCTGCTGCTGAAAACTGATTAA